The Oryzias latipes chromosome 16, ASM223467v1 genome includes a region encoding these proteins:
- the setd2 gene encoding histone-lysine N-methyltransferase SETD2 isoform X1: protein MDIVAKSEIREEGSGASVKVEGLSKSALIKSLSPRVILSNHLLPKGTKMRVNLEDQGRQKVSFSFAQTKKPLQSPLFIPASNDTPVTEPQGALSQSSSDRAGKSTDGKAEQKQTLLVATSVTEIPSPTSVSSSTRLKTNVAKMHFKKQILNVSTVEKPASVSSEELHTSESQKLTSKSEGGFPMPQPQKSGSLSENAQTELLGTKESPISRKPAASQAKDSDSSSSTDRDNVYKRVTRSQLDSAPHASETDGESAHVSSRRQSADSKSKTNSDSRDKVKKSSSSSHVGEREKSSSKRSENHERSSSYSKSDRDSRNTSSRSSRLEKDRRRSRSRSGSRSRGARTSSSYARSERYRSDRGSRSERSYYHESDRRSHRSSPRRERRLSHSRPDRTRESSHSDEDHKRTRTTDSTRSSHHLNSYKESKSSSSKSDKSSKSVDSSQSSEFDKRSQSSKSERTSKRSDSDSQHKYSPVSDLSYRKSSSHHKSETNDNTSCSVHTQSKTHEKHHKSSSSDSEGKLHPTDKSTTSSDKCKELEKESKRPESKETDPYRSPMKSPKHDCQPNGINALSSATISETFPQSEKAQSNLQPERNRHSHQDAKKIAASTDKVFQESLSREDQEEKSELEIAITARESLNPENITLDNLYTVKECFSSNDQPHPDHDAAGLHLCKSGESIICKQGENVSDLHPKSSSDEPATQNVIQNTKLEIDKPNEVLALENQASKSETLEPDPSCLTNEGQQVKAQSNVDAAKKSSCSSRKSRWDIVGQDIFESDVLQKAGYPESSPAVKTTRFFNNICHDSEIQQELATLMTLTKQGQISEQEVSLDTITYKYKDQNEPSQASTTIYHCDLKPTARQTPTNSEEMMHMMDKQQILSFTTQSWNGEGQESEPKENTEKSKLSKQAPARQDVLGKQSEGSDSDISEYDSDCDKAIKQLHSVVVVPNNSSLTKDAKHREVSPRHAENLSALSTACLPAWGNTNEVPNQIHSKQTGQSGLSDSLISSVLCQSQSNMIDSTSHSEGASFMSTQPFFAVNDGTHGQATASIQTSDIFKKVGLELRQHPIPSQDQQVFLYYQREDPSTADRINDNNRFPVGWDFSQSEQPTSTYQQPDSSHGSLLTNTKVTGAASIGPEPRHAVASCTQQPPNMQTIKKLYLQEHYQESSSEIHPDSLTNDHDDYSGDKLSSSQVDSLNTPGSSSFVQAHEISSNSRGSAVPDPSRDDTFRPHRGRGPPKKRRPEVESDSDNEAEVGPSSKRERQRETEVSKETLVKAEAQRPPLSLHDFQDAQKWKEFARSKKMPPYFDLIEENLYLTERKKSKSHRDIKRMQCECPVLSREERGKGVMACGEDCLNRLLMIECSSRCLNGAYCSNRRFQMKQHADFEVILTDDKGWGLRAAKEMAPNTFVLEYCGEVLDHKEFKTRVKEYARNKNIHYYFMSLKNNEIIDATLKGNCSRFMNHSCEPNCETQKWTVNGQLRVGFFTTKAVAAGTELTFDYQFQRYGKEAQKCFCGAPSCRGFLGGENRVSVRAAGGKMKKDRNRKSALTTVDEELEALLENGEGLCDEKQVVSLCRLMVRVETMEQKLICLKLIQNTQNPSCLKQFLDHHGLSLLWIFMVELSEAKGNSATGIKMQIEIMKTLAVLPISTKNMLEESKVLTLIQRWAQTKTLPQQTEMDGYSSENTSRAQTPLNTPDGSSSKLGPELDSEASKPAVYRRLKIISENSLDSALSDASKASDGKEEEEDEEDEEEDEPMQGDPTEGKELKVEAADATKESTLESVADNDSGKQEELEMSGTSEQQPQSLTVETKSDSDVKMEDFEMKEDTAEDQRDPQQEVPSDEQDGSEKQINLTLAEKPDLEVDQPNVSESQSSQEGADDLPAEQPSETLEVCEELQEADKPPPPPPPPPPPPPSQTDPHPGESTTDVSPSSETTEATVPPEVTATAVEASAVGTPSQDEEEGLSDVESERSQEPQHNVLDISSMAARLLETWKDLKEVYRIPKKSQVEKEARNRSRDRDTGLKPRTTSGSRERERERERERERERERDRDRDRDYEKDRDRDWDRDRERDRDRISDKTPRSSERRRRRSLSPPPSSYERSSRRTEERFDLSNSKTPRVVSSKERNKLSTEERRKLFEQEVAQREAQKQQQQQQQQLQQQQQQLQTMVYDPALAYVSSPSFITYPPGYPIQTFVDPSNPNAGKVLLPTPPVDYEQTPPLASAGLVSEIGIPSPSSSSQTTPVSNLTQHITTTNIATGTPQQYAQPNVATQDTGVAVLSVPPQPATQVQSQQSYTTLWDPTTQQAVTVQTQPAQQYAAAAGQAQPQAAIYYQGQPCQAIYSIPAAYPQANPPVIQAYTEPTASYLHGQAVYPSHQQGVVVQQGGTVTTIVTSQTVQPEMIVPSNVIDLPPPSPPKPKTIVLPPNWKVARDPEGKIYYYHIVTRQTQWDPPTWEGSSDSTSVDHESEMDLGTPTYDENPSKFSTKTAEADTSSELAKKSKETFRKEMSQFIVQCLNPYRKPDCKSGRISNTEDFKHLARKLTHGVMNKELKACKNPEDLECNENVKHKTKEYIKKYMQRFGTVYRPKEDTDVY from the exons AGAGGAAGGGAGTGGTGCTTCG gTTAAAGTGGAGGGTCTGTCCAAGTCGGCTTTAATTAAGAGTTTGTCTCCCAGAGTCATTCTGTCCAACCACCTTTTGCCAAAAGGGACCAAGATGAGGGTAAATTTAGAAGACCAGGGTCGCCAGAAAGTGTCCTTCAGCTTCGCACAGACAAAGAAGCCTTTGCAAAGTCCGCTCTTCATCCCTGCCAGTAATGATACGCCTGTCACCGAACCTCAAGGTGCCTTGTCGCAGTCGAGCTCAGACAGAGCAGGGAAAAGTACAGATGGCAAAGCTGAGCAAAAGCAGACACTGTTGGTGGCAACATCTGTAACAGAGATACCTTCTCCAACATCGGTCTCCAGCTCCACCAGACTCAAAACAAACGTGGCAAAGATGCACTTCAAGAAACAAATTCTTAACGTGTCAACTGTAGAGAAACCTGCGTCTGTTTCATCAGAAGAGCTGCACACATCAGAATCGCAGAAGTTGACAAGCAAAAGTGAAGGTGGCTTTCCAATGCCGCAGCCTCAGAAGTCTGGTAGTCTATCAGAAAATGCTCAAACAGAACTTTTGGGGACAAAAGAAAGCCCAATCTCGAGGAAACCAGCGGCTTCTCAAGCAAAAGACAGTGACAGTTCCAGCAGTACTGATCGGGATAATGTTTACAAAAGGGTAACCAGGTCACAATTGGATAGTGCTCCCCATGCCTCAGAAACTGATGGAGAGTCAGCTCATGTGTCTTCCAGGCGTCAATCTGCGgattcaaaaagcaaaactaaCTCCGACAGCAGAGACAAAGTTAAAAAGTCTTCCTCTAGTTCACATGTTggggaaagagaaaaaagttccTCTAAACGATCGGAGAATCATGAAAGGTCATCTAGCTACTCTAAGTCGGACCGTGACTCTAGAAATACATCTTCACGCTCATCACGATTAGAAAAAGATCGAAGAAGGTCCAGGTCTAGATCCGGATCTAGATCAAGAGGGGCTCGGACAAGTTCATCCTATGCCAGATCGGAGAGATATAGAAGCGACAGAGGATCTCGCTCTGAAAGGTCGTACTATCATGAATCTGATCGGCGATCACACAGGAGTTCTCCCCGCAGAGAAAGAAGACTTTCTCACTCCCGTCCAGACAGAACACGAGAGAGTTCTCATTCTGATGAGGACCACAAACGAACGAGAACAACAGACTCAACTAGGTCATCCCACCATTTAAACTCCTACAAAGAATCCAAATCATCCTCTTCCAAGTCTGATAAATCCTCTAAATCGGTGGATTCTTCTCAGTCCTCTGAATTTGACAAAAGATCACAATCATCAAAGTCTGAAAGGACTTCAAAAAGATCAGACTCTGATTCTCAACACAAGTACTCTCCAGTTTCGGATTTGTCATACCGAAAATCTAGCAGTCATCACAAGTCAGAGACCAATGATAATACATCTTGTAGCGTTCATACACAGTctaaaacacatgaaaaacacCATAAAAGCAGCTCCAGTGACTCTGAGGGAAAACTACACCCCACTGACAAAAGTACCACCTCTTCAGATAAATGTAAAGAACTTGAAAAGGAGAGCAAAAGGCCAGAGTCAAAAGAGACAGACCCCTATAGATCTCCCATGAAATCCCCTAAACATGACTGCCAACCAAATGGCATCAATGCTCTGTCATCTGCAACCATCTCAGAAACTTTCCCTCAAAGTGAAAAGGCGCAATCCAATCTTCAACCAGAAAGAAACAGGCATAGTCATCAGGATGCTAAAAAAATAGCTGCATCCACTGACAAAGTCTTTCAAGAATCCCTGTCAAGGGAGGatcaagaagaaaaatctgaacTTGAAATAGCTATAACGGCGCGTGAAAGCCTGAACCCTGAAAACATCACTTTAGACAATTTGTACACTGTGAAGGAATGCTTCTCCTCCAACGACCAACCACATCCTGATCACGATGCAGCTGGACTTCATTTATGCAAGAGTGGGGAGAGTATCATTTGCAAACAAGgtgaaaatgtttcagatctCCATCCAAAGTCCTCTTCTGATGAACCTGCCACACAGAATGTTATACAAAACACTAAATTGGAGATTGATAAACCGAATGAAGTGTTGGCACTTGAGAACCAAGCATCTAAAAGCGAGACACTTGAACCCGATCCATCGTGTCTTACAAATGAAGGTCAGCAGGTGAAGGCACAGTCAAATGTTGATGCTGCAAAAAAGAGTAGTTGCTCCAGCAGAAAGTCTAGGTGGGATATTGTTGGGCAGGACATTTTTGAGAGTGATGTCTTGCAAAAAGCAGGTTATCCAGAGAGTAGTCCTGCTGTCAAAACAACCAgattttttaacaacatttgTCATGATTCTGAAATACAACAAGAGCTTGCTACACTAATGACACTGACCAAACAAGGGCAGATTTCTGAACAGGAAGTCAGTTTAGACACCATAACCTATAAGTACAAAGACCAAAATGAGCCTTCACAAGCAAGCACCACCATTTATCACTGTGACCTAAAACCTACTGCTCGTCAAACACCAACAAACTCGGAGGAGATGATGCACATGATGGACAAGCAACAGATCTTGAGTTTTACCACGCAAAGCTGGAACGGTGAAGGCCAAGAAAGCGAACCCAaggaaaacacagagaaaagcaaaCTGAGTAAACAAGCACCAGCCAGGCAGGATGTATTAGGAAAACAGAGTGAAGGAAGCGACAGCGACATCTCAGAGTACGACTCTGATTGTGATAAGGCTATAAAACAGTTGCATTCTGTCGTAGTGGTGCCAAATAACTCTTCTCTGACAAAAGATGCAAAGCATAGGGAGGTGTCTCCACGTCATGCTGAAAATCTTTCAGCTCTGTCCACTGCATGCCTACCAGCTTGGGGGAATACCAACGAAGTCCCAAATCAAATTCACTCCAAACAAACAGGACAGAGCGGTTTGAGTGATTCTCTCATCAGCAGTGTGTTGTGTCAGTCTCAGAGCAATATGATCGATAGCACCAGTCACTCGGAAGGGGCCAGTTTCATGAGCACCCAGCCTTTTTTTGCTGTTAATGATGGCACCCATGGACAAGCCACAGCTTCTATCCAAACTTCGgatattttcaaaaaggtcgGGCTAGAGCTTAGACAACATCCTATACCTAGTCAAGATCAGCAGGTGTTCTTGTATTACCAGCGTGAAGATCCTTCTACTGCTGACCGTATTAATGACAACAACAGATTCCCTGTTGGTTGGGACTTTTCCCAGTCAGAACAGCCAACTAGTACGTACCAGCAGCCCGATAGCAGCCATGGGTCTTTGTTAACAAACACTAAGGTGACAGGAGCGGCATCCATTGGCCCAGAGCCCAGACATGCTGTTGCTTCCTGCACGCAACAGCCCCCAAACATGCAGACTATCAAAAAACTCTACCTCCAGGAACATTATCAGGAATCTTCCAGTGAAATCCATCCTGACTCTCTCACTAACGACCATGATGATTACAGTGGGGATAAACTGTCATCCAGTCAAGTAGATTCACTAAACACTCCAGGTTCATCAAGCTTTGTGCAAGCCCATGAAAtaagcagcaacagcagaggCTCTGCGGTACCCGACCCCTCCAGAGATGACACTTTCAGGCCTCACAGGGGTAGAGGCCCTCCAAAGAAGAGGCGTCCTGAAGTGGAGTCAGACTCGGACAACGAGGCTGAAGTGGGACCCTCAAGCAAAAGGGAGCGTCAGAGGGAAACGGAGGTCTCCAAGGAAACACTCGTAAAAGCTGAGGCGCAGCGACCACCGCTCAGTTTGCATGACTTTCAAGATGCCCAAAAATGGAAAGAATTTGCCAGGTCTAAAAAGATGCCCCCCTACTTTGACTTGATTGAAGAGAACCTGTACCTGACTGAGAG AAAGAAGAGCAAATCTCATAGAGACATCAAGAGGATGCAGTGCGAGTGTCCAGTTCTGTCCAGAGAGGAGCGCGGGAAAGGAGTCATGGCATGTGGGGAGGACTGTTTGAACAGGCTGCTGATGATTGAATG CTCATCACGGTGCTTGAATGGAGCGTACTGCTCTAACCGCCGGTTTCAAATGAAGCAACACGCAGACTTTGAGGTCATTCTTACCGACGACAAAGGCTGGGGGCTGCGCGCAGCTAAAGAGATGGCTCC GAACACGTTTGTCCTTGAATATTGTGGCGAGGTGCTGGACCACAAAGAGTTCAAAACGAGGGTGAAAGAATACGCTCGCAACAAAAACATCCACTACTACTTTATGTCTCTTAAAAATAATGAA ATCATTGATGCAACATTGAAGGGGAACTGCTCTCGGTTTATGAACCACAGCTGTGAGCCTAATTGTGAAACCCAAAAG tGGACTGTTAATGGCCAGCTTCGGGTTGGGTTCTTCACCACCAAAGCAGTCGCTGCAGGGACTGAGCTGACGTTTGACTACCAGTTTCAGAGATACGG GAAAGAAGCACAGAAATGCTTCTGTGGAGCTCCCAGCTGCAGAGGCTTCCTCGGCGGGGAGAACAGAGTTAGTGTTCGTGCAGCTGGagggaagatgaagaaagaccGGAACCGAAAGAGCGCTCTTACCACG GTGGATGAGGAGCTGGAGGCCTTACTGGAGAATGGAGAAGGCCTGTGTGATGAGAAACAGGTGGTTTCTCTCTGCAGACTGATGGTTCGAGTGGAAACAATGGAGCAGAAACTCATTTGTCTCAAGCTCATACAG aATACCCAAAATCCATCATGCCTCAAACAGTTCCTGGACCATCACGGCTTGTCTCTACTGTGGATTTTTATGGTGGAGCTCTCCGAGGCGAAGGGCAACAGTGCCACAGGCATCAAAATGCAGATAGAG attATGAAAACCTTGGCTGTGCTTCCCATCTCAACCAAGAACATGCTGGAGGAGAGCAAAGTTCTAACCCTCATTCAGCGCTGGGCTCAAACCAAAACTCTCCCGCAGCAGACGGAGATGGATGGTTACTCCAGCGAGAACACGTCCCGCGCCCAAACCCCACTCAACACTCCTGATGGTTCCTCCAGCAAACTGGGGCCAGAGTTGGACAGCGAAGCCTCCAAGCCTGCTGTGTACCGCCGTCTGAAAATCATCAGCGAGAACAGCCTCGACAGCGCGCTTTCCGACGCCAGTAAAGCATCTGAcgggaaagaggaggaggaggatgaagaagacgaGGAAGAAGATGAACCAATGCAAGGAGATCCAACTGAAGGAAAGGAATTGAAGGTTGAAGCTGCGGACGCGACAAAAGAATCAACACTCGAGTCTGTGGCGGATAATGATAGCGGGAAGCAGGAAGAGCTGGAGATGAGTGGAACAAGCGAGCAGCAGCCTCAAAGTCTGACTGTAGAAACAAAATCTGATTCTGATGTGAAAATGGAAGACTTTGAGATGAAGGAGGACACTGCTGAGGATCAGAGAGACCCTCAGCAGGAAGTTCCTAGTGATGAACAGGATGGTTCAGAGAAGCAGATAAATCTGACTTTGGCAGAAAAGCCTGATTTGGAAGTAGACCAGCCAAATGTGTCAGAAAGCCAGTCCAGCCAAGAAGGTGCTGATGATCTCCCAGCTGAGCAGCCCTCAGAGACTTTGGAGGTGTGTGAAGAATTACAAGAGGCAGATAaacctcctccccctcctcctccacccccaccGCCTCCTCCTTCACAGACTGATCCCCACCCTGGTGAATCTACTACTGATGTGTCTCCAAGCTCAGAGACCACAGAGGCAACCGTGCCCCCTGAAGTCACTGCAACAGCTGTGGAAGCCTCAGCTGTAGGAACTCCTTCTCAGGATGAAGAGGAAGGCCTTTCCGATGTGGAGAGTGAAAGGAGTCAAGAGCCCCAACATAATGTTTTGGACATAAGCAGCATGGCTGCCAGGCTGCTGGAAACGTGGAAAGACCTGAAG GAGGTCTACAGGATACCAAAGAAGAGTCAGGTGGAAAAAGAAGCAAGAA ATCGCAGTCGGGATCGAGACACGGGTTTAAAGCCACGCACCACATCAGGCAGCCGAGAGCGTGAGAGGGAGCGTGAGAGGGAGCGGGAAAGGGAGCGGGAACGAGACAGAGACCGGGATAGAGACTATGAAAAAGACAGGGATCGAGACTGGGACAGGGACAGAGAACGGGACCGTGACAGAATCTCAGACAAAACTCCACGCAGCTCTGAGCGACGGAGGAGGCGCTCCTTGTCTCCACCACCTTCTTCTTATGAGAGGAGCAGCCGGCGCACAGAGGAGCG GTTTGATTTATCAAACAGCAAGACACCAAGAGTAGTTAGCAGTAAGGAGCGCAACAAGCTGTCCACGGAGGAGCGCAGGAAGTTATTTGAACAGGAAGTTGCTCAGCGGGAAGCCcagaaacagcaacaacaacaacagcagcagcttcagcagcagcagcagcagctccaaacCATGGTTTACGATCCCGCTCTGGCTTACGTGTCAAGCCCCAGCTTCATCACCTACCCTCCTGGATACCCAATCCAGACCTTTGTGGACCCCTCCAACCCCAACGCCGGCAAAGTCCTTCTTCCCACTCCTCCAGTTGACTATGAACAGACCCCGCCTCTGGCCTCTGCTGGCCTTGTCTCTGAAATAGGCATACCTtcaccctcctcctcttcccaaACCACTCCAGTCTCAAATCTTACCCAGCACATCACCACCACCAACATCGCCACCGGTACCCCCCAGCAGTACGCCCAGCCAAATGTAGCCACCCAGGACACTGGGGTAGCTGTACTCTCTGTGCCACCCCAGCCAGCCACTCAGGTACAGAGCCAGCAGAGCTACACCACCCTCTGGGATCCCACCACCCAACAGGCAGTGACTGTACAAACACAGCCGGCACAGCAGtatgctgcagctgcaggacagGCTCAGCCACAGGCAGCCATCTATTACCAGGGCCAGCCATGCCAGGCTATCTACAGCATCCCTGCTGCCTACCCCCAGGCCAATCCTCCAGTCATTCAG GCTTATACTGAACCCACAGCCAGCTACCTGCATGGTCAGGCGGTGTATCCTAGTCACCAGCAGGGGGTGGTGGTGCAGCAGGGTGGAACAGTAACCACCATTGTGACGTCCCAAACTGTACAACCG GAAATGATTGTGCCCAGCAATGTGATAGACCTTCCTCCTCCCTCTCCCCCCAAGCCCAAAACTATCGTCCTACCTCCCAACTGGAAAGTGGCTCGGGACCCTGAAGGAAAGATCTACTACTACCATATTGTCACTAG GCAAACGCAGTGGGATCCACCCACTTGGGAAGGAAGCAGTGACAGCACGAGTGTGGACCATGAATCTGAGATGGACCTGGGAACACCCACCTATGATGAGAATCCTTCTAAG ttttccaCCAAAACGGCAGAAGCTGACACTTCCAGTGAACTGGCTAAGAAAAGCAAAGAGACATTTCGAAAGGAG ATGTCCCAGTTCATAGTGCAATGTCTGAATCCGTATCGTAAACCAGACTGCAAATCTGGACGCATCAGCAACACTGAAGATTTTAAACACCTGGCCAGGAAG ctcaCTCATGGAGTTATGAATAAGGAACTGAAAGCCTGCAAGAACCCAGAAGATCTTGAATGCAACGAGAATGTGAAGCACAAGACCAAGGAGTACATCAAGAAGTATATGCAGAGATTTGGCACCGTGTACAGGCCCAAGGAGGACACAGACGTGTACTGA